The following DNA comes from Camelus dromedarius isolate mCamDro1 chromosome 6, mCamDro1.pat, whole genome shotgun sequence.
TCCATTTCTTCAAGTTGGTTATCAAACTATGGAATGActcttttaataattcatttacaACTTTTGTACTTAATTTATATTTGACAtgaatgcaaaaaataattaCATCCTCAAAATTTATGCTGCATAGTTCAGTGAAAAAGGAAATGGCTTTATAGTTAGGAAAGCTGAATTCTAGTCTGATTGTGTGATTTTGGGCACATGTATTAACCTCCCTAAGcctcatttttccattttgtgtAAAAGAGttaataaaagtttctctggccATAAAACACTGTGATTGATTAAGATGTTGTATATGAAAGAACTCCGTAAAActactatttaaaaatgagttaacATTAGTTCCATGTATATTTCCTAATGTgtgacaaaattaaaatgaaatgaaatgtgtaTTCAAGAATCCCTGCCTTAGAACTTAGTATTATAATTTCTGTTAGACATAAATTTCATCCATACTGAAGTCAGTTGAAAGAacagatatttgtgtttgaaattgAGATACTCACTGAATAagataaaactaaataaaaatggttGATAAATAACTGTGGCATGACAGTAGATAATCAACTTTTCAGTCATTGCATCATTAGAAGGCATAATCTTCTAAATATGATCTCAAAAATCTCAGCAACACATAACACTATTGTAATTACAGTAAATGTATACATTGCGATGAGAAAAATGGTCTTTTCAAAGTGTTCTGGCACCATGCATTTTATAATAGTAAATTTTTTCCCGAGAGACACAGCATCACACAGGTAGAGAGGTTTTACTTGGAAACCGAATAGGTGAATCTGAAGCCAAAATGCTACCACCTCTAGACTAATTCTTAATAAAACAGAGAGGATATAAATTACAGTGTAGATGGGCTTTTGAAGAATGCATTCTTGATTGATGCTTTTACATGCAGCATAAAGATGGAAAATAGCTCCAGGAACCAGGACAATCACTAGTTGTAATGCCCAGAACACCTAAAGTATGTCAGAAACATCTCAGTCAAATCAATCACCACGTAATGA
Coding sequences within:
- the GJE1 gene encoding putative gap junction epsilon-1 protein, which encodes MSLNYIKNFYEGCMKPPTVIGQFHTLFFGSVRMFFLGVLGFAVYGNEALHFSCDPDRREINLFCYSQFRPITPQVFWALQLVIVLVPGAIFHLYAACKSINQECILQKPIYTVIYILSVLLRISLEVVAFWLQIHLFGFQVKPLYLCDAVSLGKKFTIIKCMVPEHFEKTIFLIAMYTFTVITIVLCVAEIFEIIFRRLCLLMMQ